One stretch of Tepidibacter hydrothermalis DNA includes these proteins:
- a CDS encoding phospholipase D family protein, protein MRIINNLNGNHKDEILSLIEDADEFILVSPFLMESFEQFLKDIKNTSIKSIRLITTLKDGSPELFKKVKAIKSYRISCIQNNDINYSVQINNNLHGKIYIAMKGGNPIRGIITSANFTERGLNHGHEWGVEITEAFELIKIIDDLNSLSTKPLSNEELNKIIIEVDKHPEKEKFEQGIKVNIRVSHLYKQKLVKRESERRYFIKPIGSKDSPYTEGMRPKSDTEELHFAKKPIAVRPGDILICYGVVVKKLLGYFEVISEYDEMRPGDRWPWGVNVKNLLPEYSDNWPQFGNTLAYVQSTYYGNSPITDNGGNNLNSLMYGQDKIRLTNEFAQHLIGIMNKSVLKTNSSE, encoded by the coding sequence ATGAGAATTATAAATAATTTAAATGGGAATCACAAGGATGAAATTCTATCACTTATTGAAGACGCGGATGAGTTTATACTGGTAAGCCCGTTTTTAATGGAGAGTTTTGAGCAGTTTTTGAAGGATATAAAAAATACTTCAATAAAAAGCATACGATTAATTACTACACTAAAGGATGGTTCACCGGAGCTGTTCAAGAAAGTGAAAGCAATTAAGTCTTATCGTATAAGTTGTATTCAAAACAACGATATAAATTATAGCGTACAGATTAATAATAATTTGCATGGTAAGATTTACATTGCTATGAAAGGCGGCAATCCGATTAGGGGTATCATCACTTCAGCTAACTTCACTGAGCGTGGTCTTAATCATGGTCATGAGTGGGGAGTTGAGATAACTGAAGCATTTGAACTAATAAAAATTATTGATGATTTAAATTCTCTTTCAACAAAGCCACTTTCTAATGAAGAGTTGAACAAGATCATAATAGAAGTTGATAAACATCCTGAAAAGGAGAAGTTCGAACAAGGGATTAAGGTCAATATTAGAGTGAGTCATCTGTACAAACAGAAGCTTGTTAAAAGAGAATCAGAGAGACGGTATTTTATTAAACCTATTGGCTCAAAAGATTCTCCATATACCGAAGGTATGAGACCGAAAAGTGATACAGAAGAACTTCATTTTGCAAAGAAGCCAATAGCAGTAAGACCAGGTGATATTCTTATTTGTTATGGTGTTGTTGTAAAAAAGTTATTGGGATACTTTGAAGTTATATCTGAATATGATGAAATGAGACCGGGGGATAGATGGCCATGGGGAGTAAATGTGAAAAATCTATTACCTGAGTATAGTGATAACTGGCCACAGTTCGGAAATACATTAGCTTATGTTCAAAGTACTTATTATGGTAACAGCCCTATCACAGACAATGGTGGTAACAATTTGAATTCCTTGATGTATGGTCAGGATAAGATTCGTCTGACAAATGAGTTTGCTCAACATCTAATAGGTATTATGAATAAATCAGTTCTAAAAACGAATAGCAGTGAATAA
- a CDS encoding protein kinase domain-containing protein: MLSEASIRYIAEALIGDTKGYYSYKSLSQIVEFFNSNFGLNYTQDQSVTSRWFYTVEKIKVIINSNQFDNFLNLIFSKSFVMKDSGLNDVQAVEKIEEILEYINDEISIEGYKIHKRVNEYFLISEDGDLEFIGEGGFANVYKLRTSGLVVKKLKDDFKTVKGVKHRFRREYDLTKSLSDIQGIITIYDFDDSEYSYTMEIAEKTLEEFMKELESTELNKIDMIRQVLHVMKNVHDRNIIHRDISPNNVLIFNGQLKISDFGLGKDLDMFYSHRTMRTHSLGQYHYCAPEQFMQLKEGDKRSDVFSLGRLINFIMTGDPRNSKHFMRNPVEKATSENSNMRFSDAGELIHGIEQAISYHQNQERKDAIKKKFEDQVYDEDVENYLYSLNGQDLCNTIATNAHMTYIILTFIEDNEKRMLEVMQAIFKYHDDACIMRDGRHNFNRFDVFTSISYSLIRNNAPYLVQELAAKTLCQIAIQANRFNAQRKIEELIAYGIDPTIEDLLK, from the coding sequence ACTTTGGATTGAATTATACACAGGATCAGAGTGTAACTTCAAGGTGGTTTTATACAGTTGAAAAGATCAAAGTTATCATTAACAGTAACCAATTTGATAATTTTCTAAATCTTATATTTTCAAAGAGTTTTGTTATGAAAGATAGTGGTTTAAACGATGTTCAAGCAGTTGAGAAGATTGAAGAAATTTTAGAATACATAAATGATGAGATTAGTATCGAAGGATATAAGATACACAAACGTGTTAATGAATACTTTTTAATATCAGAAGATGGAGATTTAGAGTTCATTGGTGAAGGCGGATTTGCTAATGTATACAAATTGAGAACATCTGGATTGGTTGTAAAGAAGTTAAAGGATGATTTTAAAACAGTAAAAGGGGTAAAGCATAGATTTAGAAGAGAGTACGACCTTACAAAAAGTCTATCTGATATTCAAGGCATTATTACCATTTATGATTTTGACGATTCGGAGTATTCCTACACAATGGAAATCGCAGAAAAGACTCTTGAAGAGTTTATGAAGGAGTTAGAGAGTACAGAGTTAAATAAAATTGATATGATTCGTCAGGTTTTACATGTGATGAAGAACGTTCATGATAGAAACATTATTCATCGTGATATTAGCCCGAATAATGTGCTGATTTTTAATGGTCAATTGAAAATCTCTGATTTTGGATTGGGCAAAGATTTGGACATGTTCTATTCTCATAGGACAATGAGGACTCATTCTTTAGGACAATATCATTATTGTGCACCAGAGCAATTTATGCAGCTAAAAGAAGGTGATAAGCGAAGTGATGTATTTTCGCTAGGTAGATTAATCAATTTCATAATGACTGGTGATCCTAGAAATAGTAAGCACTTTATGCGCAATCCAGTTGAAAAGGCAACGAGTGAAAACTCAAATATGAGATTTTCTGATGCAGGTGAATTAATCCATGGGATTGAGCAAGCAATCTCGTATCATCAGAATCAAGAGAGGAAGGATGCTATTAAGAAGAAATTTGAAGATCAAGTATATGATGAGGATGTTGAGAATTATCTTTATTCATTGAATGGTCAAGATCTTTGCAATACAATAGCAACTAATGCACATATGACATATATTATACTTACGTTTATTGAGGATAATGAAAAGAGGATGCTGGAAGTTATGCAAGCCATTTTCAAATATCATGATGATGCATGCATAATGAGAGACGGTAGGCATAACTTTAATAGGTTTGATGTGTTTACTAGTATATCTTATAGTTTGATAAGGAATAATGCGCCATATTTAGTTCAAGAACTTGCAGCAAAAACATTATGTCAGATTGCAATTCAAGCTAATAGATTTAATGCTCAGAGAAAAATTGAAGAATTGATAGCCTATGGTATAGATCCAACAATTGAAGATCTTTTGAAATAA